From Actinopolyspora lacussalsi, a single genomic window includes:
- a CDS encoding phosphomannomutase (product_source=KO:K01840; cath_funfam=3.30.310.50,3.40.120.10; cog=COG1109; ko=KO:K01840; pfam=PF00408,PF02878,PF02879,PF02880; superfamily=53738,55957), whose translation MRDLSGIVKAYDIRGLVGDDLNTDVAREVGAAFTRLVGGPAVVVGHDMRDSSPELAAAFSEGVTGQGIDVIHIGLAGTDMLYFASGQLDLPGAMFTASHNPAQYNGIKLCRAGAAPVGQDSGLSEIKELVGHGVPEFLGAQGTVTERDMLGEYAHYLRGLVDLGAIRPLKIVVDAGNGMAGHTVPSVFDGLPVEVVPMYFELDGTFPNHEANPLEPANLVDLQAKVREVGADAGLAFDGDADRCFVVDAAGEPVSPSAITALVATRELAKEPGAAVIHNLITSKAVPEIVTEQGGKPVRTRVGHSFIKQTMAETGAIFGGEHSAHYYFRDFWRADSGMLAALHVLAALGGQSGSLADLMTSYTRYAASGEVNSTVDDPAARMRAVIETFRNRNGARIDELDGLTVELSDGSWFNLRPSNTEPVLRLNVEGVDSTSMVALRDEVLAVLRK comes from the coding sequence GTGCGGGACCTGTCGGGGATCGTCAAGGCGTATGACATCCGGGGTTTGGTGGGCGATGATCTGAACACGGATGTGGCCCGCGAAGTCGGTGCCGCGTTCACGAGACTGGTCGGTGGCCCCGCGGTGGTGGTGGGGCACGACATGCGGGATTCCTCTCCCGAGCTGGCGGCAGCGTTCTCCGAGGGAGTGACCGGGCAGGGAATCGATGTGATTCACATCGGTCTGGCCGGCACCGACATGCTCTACTTCGCCTCGGGGCAGCTGGATCTTCCGGGAGCGATGTTCACGGCCAGCCACAACCCGGCCCAGTACAACGGGATCAAGCTGTGCCGTGCCGGAGCCGCTCCCGTCGGGCAGGACAGCGGGCTGTCCGAGATCAAGGAGCTCGTGGGGCACGGCGTGCCCGAGTTCCTCGGTGCGCAGGGCACGGTCACCGAACGCGACATGCTCGGCGAGTACGCGCACTACCTGCGCGGACTGGTCGACCTCGGCGCGATCCGGCCGCTGAAGATCGTCGTCGACGCGGGCAACGGCATGGCCGGACACACCGTCCCCAGCGTTTTCGACGGTCTGCCCGTCGAAGTCGTGCCCATGTACTTCGAACTCGACGGTACGTTCCCCAACCACGAGGCGAACCCGTTGGAGCCCGCCAACCTCGTGGATCTCCAGGCCAAGGTGCGTGAGGTCGGTGCGGACGCGGGGCTGGCCTTCGACGGGGACGCCGACCGGTGCTTCGTGGTCGACGCGGCGGGTGAACCGGTCTCCCCCAGCGCGATCACCGCTCTGGTCGCCACGCGGGAACTCGCGAAGGAACCCGGCGCCGCCGTCATCCACAACCTGATCACCTCGAAGGCCGTGCCCGAGATCGTCACCGAACAGGGCGGCAAGCCCGTCCGCACCAGGGTCGGTCACTCCTTCATCAAGCAGACCATGGCCGAGACCGGCGCGATCTTCGGTGGAGAGCACTCGGCGCACTACTACTTCCGCGACTTCTGGCGCGCCGATTCGGGGATGCTGGCCGCACTGCACGTGTTGGCGGCGCTGGGTGGCCAGTCCGGTTCTCTCGCGGACCTGATGACGAGCTACACCCGCTACGCGGCTTCCGGGGAGGTCAACTCGACGGTCGACGATCCCGCTGCCCGGATGCGCGCGGTGATCGAGACGTTTCGCAACCGCAACGGTGCTCGTATCGACGAGCTCGACGGGCTTACCGTGGAGTTGTCGGACGGGTCGTGGTTCAATCTTCGCCCGTCCAACACCGAGCCGGTCCTCCGGCTGAACGTGGAGGGCGTCGACTCGACGAGCATGGTCGCGTTGCGCGACGAGGTGCTGGCTGTACTGCGGAAGTGA
- a CDS encoding uncharacterized protein YbaR (Trm112 family) (product_source=COG2835; cog=COG2835; ko=KO:K09791; pfam=PF03966; superfamily=158997), giving the protein MTVAIDPRLREILVCPCPRHAPLRDGLPDDPDAEYLTCTSCGRGFPVREGIPVLLLEEALSAPGPDPAPDERGEG; this is encoded by the coding sequence GTGACTGTGGCGATCGATCCCCGACTGCGGGAGATCCTGGTGTGCCCGTGCCCCCGACACGCGCCGCTGCGGGACGGTCTGCCGGATGATCCGGACGCCGAATATCTGACCTGCACCTCCTGCGGGCGCGGTTTCCCCGTCCGGGAAGGAATTCCCGTCCTCCTGCTGGAGGAGGCGCTTTCCGCCCCCGGGCCCGATCCCGCCCCCGACGAGCGAGGGGAGGGGTGA
- a CDS encoding hypothetical protein (product_source=Hypo-rule applied; pfam=PF10432; superfamily=53697) — protein MLDDSVLDDQRRIFELDTGGLLRMAALGGAQVRAAASAASEAGVDDLAGYKPRALVLLSTSGVGPATCRSLAALLGSSCPVPVVITDVMPTWVGPLDVVFAYGADGGDTLLAESLELATRRGASVILAAPDEGPVGAAAAGRARTISPRIPVSEPLSLAHAFTAGVRVLTALGLLDTDTDALADALDEQAERSHPRHEISENPAKTLALRLADRIPLLWGVDGTSTAVAEHGSFVLGRYAGIPCDVTDYQQAVHRAALYRAAATAGSEADLFADPTEETTAGWRVVLLSTRDGERARFTERTATAALPGADVLAPNESQQGDGVRSSLSLAVGFDMAAVYIGLASDSLHGDDRPVSAVR, from the coding sequence GTGTTGGACGACAGCGTCCTCGATGACCAGCGGCGAATCTTCGAACTGGACACCGGGGGTCTGCTCCGCATGGCCGCACTGGGGGGCGCGCAGGTTCGCGCGGCCGCCTCGGCCGCCTCGGAGGCGGGTGTGGACGACCTCGCCGGTTACAAACCGCGTGCTCTGGTGCTGCTGTCCACCTCCGGTGTCGGGCCTGCCACGTGTCGGTCGCTGGCGGCCCTGCTCGGTTCCTCCTGTCCGGTTCCTGTCGTGATCACCGACGTCATGCCCACCTGGGTCGGCCCTTTGGACGTGGTCTTCGCCTACGGGGCGGACGGTGGGGACACGTTGCTGGCCGAGTCGCTGGAACTGGCCACCAGGCGCGGGGCGAGCGTGATTCTCGCCGCTCCGGACGAGGGCCCCGTGGGGGCCGCCGCCGCGGGGCGGGCGAGAACGATTTCCCCCAGGATCCCGGTGTCCGAGCCGTTGAGCCTCGCGCACGCCTTCACAGCGGGGGTGAGGGTTCTCACGGCGTTGGGACTGCTCGACACCGATACCGACGCGTTGGCGGACGCGTTGGACGAACAGGCGGAGCGTTCCCACCCACGACACGAGATCTCGGAGAATCCCGCCAAGACGTTGGCGTTACGCCTGGCCGACCGTATCCCGCTGCTGTGGGGAGTGGACGGAACGTCCACGGCGGTCGCCGAACACGGCTCCTTCGTACTCGGGCGTTACGCGGGGATACCGTGCGATGTCACCGACTATCAGCAGGCGGTGCATCGTGCGGCGCTGTACCGCGCCGCCGCGACGGCCGGCAGCGAGGCGGATCTGTTCGCCGATCCCACGGAGGAAACCACGGCGGGGTGGCGCGTCGTGCTGCTGAGCACCCGCGACGGTGAACGGGCACGGTTCACCGAGCGAACCGCCACAGCGGCGCTGCCCGGCGCCGACGTGCTCGCCCCGAACGAGTCCCAGCAGGGGGACGGGGTCCGGAGTTCGCTGTCCCTCGCTGTCGGGTTCGACATGGCCGCGGTCTACATCGGGTTGGCTTCGGACTCGTTGCACGGGGACGACAGACCGGTGTCGGCGGTGCGCTGA
- a CDS encoding mannose-6-phosphate isomerase (product_source=KO:K01809; cath_funfam=2.60.120.10; cog=COG1482; ko=KO:K01809; pfam=PF01238; superfamily=51182; tigrfam=TIGR00218) has protein sequence MRLLDAEPSHQLGRACTDIWGNRLPYLMKVLAADEPLSLQAHPSAEQAADGFAREEADGVPRGAADRNYPDPTAKPELICALTEFHALAGFRAAETTVRLLHQLDVPSLRAHTRLLADQPDRDGLRALFTTWITLPEDTLRALMPDLLRACAEHVRSGGEFTEECRTVLELGEDYPNDAGVLASLLLNRIVLRPGEAIYLAPGNLHAYLRGTGVEILANSDNILRCGLTPKHVDVAELLRVLDFENGELRILNGERRDTNLTVYRTEADEFELSRVEWQHGDRSGVLLDSAGPQILLCTEGGVRLSPYAAGAGTNGNGSHNGGSGDARELELSRGDSVWLAASDPCVLAQPLGAAGEGVQLFRAAPGAV, from the coding sequence GTGCGCTTGTTGGACGCGGAGCCGAGCCACCAGCTGGGGCGGGCGTGCACCGACATATGGGGCAATCGGCTGCCCTACCTGATGAAGGTGCTCGCCGCGGACGAGCCGTTGAGCCTGCAGGCCCACCCCTCCGCCGAGCAGGCGGCCGACGGATTCGCACGGGAGGAGGCGGACGGGGTCCCGCGCGGTGCCGCCGACCGCAACTATCCGGATCCCACCGCGAAACCCGAGTTGATCTGCGCGCTGACCGAGTTCCACGCGCTCGCCGGATTCCGCGCCGCCGAAACCACCGTTCGGTTGCTGCACCAGCTCGACGTGCCGAGTCTGCGGGCGCACACCCGCCTGTTGGCCGATCAGCCGGATCGGGACGGGCTGCGTGCGTTGTTCACCACGTGGATCACTCTGCCGGAGGACACCCTCCGTGCGCTGATGCCGGATCTGTTGCGGGCGTGTGCCGAGCACGTGCGTTCCGGGGGTGAATTCACCGAGGAGTGCCGCACGGTTCTCGAACTGGGCGAGGACTACCCGAACGACGCCGGCGTGCTGGCGAGTCTGCTGCTGAATCGAATCGTGTTGCGGCCGGGGGAGGCCATCTATCTCGCGCCCGGGAACCTGCACGCCTATCTGCGCGGGACCGGCGTGGAGATACTGGCCAATTCGGACAACATCCTTCGGTGCGGCCTGACCCCCAAACACGTCGACGTGGCCGAACTGCTGAGGGTTCTCGACTTCGAGAACGGTGAACTGCGAATACTAAACGGTGAACGGCGCGACACCAATCTGACCGTCTACCGCACCGAGGCCGACGAGTTCGAGTTGTCCAGAGTGGAATGGCAGCACGGTGACCGGTCCGGTGTCCTGCTCGACTCCGCGGGACCGCAGATCCTGCTGTGCACCGAGGGCGGGGTCAGGTTGTCCCCCTACGCCGCGGGAGCCGGTACCAACGGGAACGGCAGCCACAACGGTGGCTCCGGTGACGCTCGCGAACTGGAGCTCTCGCGCGGGGACTCGGTCTGGCTCGCCGCTTCGGACCCCTGTGTGCTGGCGCAGCCGCTCGGTGCGGCGGGCGAAGGGGTGCAGCTGTTCCGGGCGGCCCCCGGCGCTGTCTGA
- a CDS encoding APA family basic amino acid/polyamine antiporter (product_source=KO:K03294; cog=COG0531; ko=KO:K03294; pfam=PF13520; superfamily=81330; transmembrane_helix_parts=Inside_1_34,TMhelix_35_57,Outside_58_60,TMhelix_61_83,Inside_84_94,TMhelix_95_117,Outside_118_157,TMhelix_158_175,Inside_176_181,TMhelix_182_204,Outside_205_238,TMhelix_239_261,Inside_262_281,TMhelix_282_304,Outside_305_331,TMhelix_332_354,Inside_355_382,TMhelix_383_400,Outside_401_404,TMhelix_405_427,Inside_428_439,TMhelix_440_459,Outside_460_463,TMhelix_464_483,Inside_484_501): protein MPGNGIWRTKTVEQSILDTDEPDTRLRKNLGTWDLIVFGVSVVIGAGIFTLTAQVAGDTTGPAVSLAFVLAAIACALAALCYAEFASTVPVAGSAYTYSYATFGEFLAWIIGWDLILEFSIAASAVAKSWSSYLQQVMSGIGVSLDTKLPLGPLQFDWGAMLLVAVLVAVLITGTKLSARVSMVITAIKVGVVLFIIIAGIAYIKPDNYTPFVPEGQSISEGGPALHQSLLSLLLGGESSTFGIYGLLAGASVVFFAFIGFDVVATTAEETRDPQRNAPRGILGSVVITTVLYVGVSLVLTGMVRYTELATGPDGQSATLATAFEINGVNWAATLISVGALIGLITVVMVLLLGQTRVLFAMARDGLLPRGLAKTDPHRGTPVRITVLVGAVVFVASGFFSFSSLAEMVNIGTLFAFVLVSVGVIVLRRKRPDLPRGFRAPLVPAVPILAVLACLWLMINLTAFTWIRFLVWMLAGVIIYALYSRTHSVLGQRERAENLPD, encoded by the coding sequence GTGCCAGGAAACGGAATCTGGCGGACCAAAACGGTCGAACAATCGATCCTGGACACCGATGAACCCGACACCAGACTACGGAAGAATCTCGGTACCTGGGATCTGATCGTTTTCGGTGTTTCGGTGGTAATCGGTGCGGGGATCTTCACGCTCACCGCACAGGTAGCGGGTGACACCACTGGTCCCGCCGTCTCACTCGCCTTCGTGCTCGCCGCGATCGCCTGCGCCCTCGCGGCACTGTGCTACGCCGAATTCGCCTCCACCGTTCCGGTGGCAGGCAGCGCCTACACGTACTCCTACGCCACGTTCGGCGAGTTCTTAGCCTGGATAATCGGCTGGGACCTGATCCTGGAGTTCTCCATCGCGGCTTCGGCCGTCGCCAAGAGCTGGTCTTCCTACCTGCAGCAGGTCATGTCCGGCATCGGGGTCTCGCTGGACACCAAGCTCCCGCTGGGCCCGCTCCAGTTCGACTGGGGAGCCATGCTGCTCGTCGCGGTGCTGGTAGCGGTGCTGATCACCGGCACCAAGCTCTCGGCGCGGGTCAGCATGGTGATCACGGCCATCAAGGTCGGGGTGGTGCTGTTCATCATCATCGCCGGGATCGCCTACATCAAACCGGACAACTACACCCCGTTCGTTCCGGAGGGGCAAAGCATCTCCGAGGGCGGTCCCGCCCTGCACCAGTCGCTGCTCTCGCTGCTGCTCGGGGGTGAATCCAGCACGTTCGGCATCTACGGGCTGCTGGCGGGGGCCTCGGTGGTGTTCTTCGCCTTCATCGGCTTCGACGTGGTGGCGACCACGGCGGAGGAGACCCGCGATCCGCAGCGCAACGCGCCGCGCGGCATCCTCGGTTCGGTGGTGATCACCACCGTGCTGTACGTGGGAGTTTCGCTCGTGCTGACCGGCATGGTGCGCTACACCGAGCTGGCCACCGGCCCCGACGGGCAGAGCGCCACCCTCGCGACCGCCTTCGAGATCAACGGTGTGAACTGGGCGGCCACACTGATCTCGGTGGGAGCACTGATCGGTCTCATCACCGTCGTGATGGTGCTGCTTCTCGGCCAGACCAGGGTGCTGTTCGCCATGGCCAGGGACGGTCTGCTGCCTCGCGGCCTGGCCAAGACCGACCCGCACCGCGGAACTCCGGTGCGCATCACCGTGCTGGTGGGAGCGGTGGTGTTCGTCGCTTCCGGCTTCTTCTCGTTCTCCAGCCTGGCCGAGATGGTCAACATCGGTACTCTGTTCGCGTTCGTCCTGGTTTCGGTCGGCGTGATCGTGCTGCGCCGCAAGCGTCCCGACCTGCCACGCGGCTTCCGCGCGCCGCTGGTTCCGGCGGTTCCGATCCTGGCGGTGCTGGCCTGCCTGTGGCTGATGATCAACCTGACCGCGTTCACCTGGATCAGGTTCCTCGTGTGGATGCTCGCGGGTGTGATCATCTACGCCCTTT